From Solanum stenotomum isolate F172 chromosome 2, ASM1918654v1, whole genome shotgun sequence:
GAAACTACAGCACAAAACACTATATTAGACACCAAAAGATGGACCAAAAATAGCAGAAATTACATTGAAAAAAATGCACCAAACTCTAGAAAGAGATCAAAAATAGCAAAAACTGCTAAAGTTGTACCCCCAAATGTTAGATACCgctacttcttttttttttttgttccacAGTTCCTGTCAAATCTAACTGACCAAGTTCGTTAAAAATTTGATTGAGGTTAACGTTAGGGAAGATTTTAAACCTACTCCCAAACATAAGGGccattttttgtcattttctcaaattcagTAGTGTGATGAACAATTTGATTTGAATGCTGAACCTGGAGGATcagaaatattttattgttttatttactGGTCGAATATTAAGTCTGTTTTCAAGGTGCATAACCTATCTCCATCATATGACAGACTTTTCTTCTACCATAATTTCTTGAGGTCCTTGCCATGTAGGATGGTCTTAGCCTCCTAATTTTACCAAACAGACTCCACTTTTGTCATAAAATTATGTCACATCCCTCTACATCTATAATGTGGGCTGTACGATGAAGTGTAGACATTACATGATACTGTTTCCATGCTTTCGTTTCCCCGAGTCGTTGCATAATATGCCTATGCTCTTTAGATGCATCATATAAACCATAAGTAACTTGCTAATAAGGTGAGAATTGATCTGTATTTTGCTTTCATTTCAATTTCAGAAACTGAATTAATCTTGCCCACCTTCAATAAAGCCATACTGTAATGGCTGGTCTTCTTTCACATTGCCGGATTCTCAATTTTGTTCTCAGCTTTCTATGAATCCTTTGCAGAAATTATGAACTCTTGTATGTTCGCCACCAAGAAGTATTTCATTAAGTATGGAAATGCTACCATATCAAATTGTAGTATACCTGATTTAATACTCCACTAATTGTATTTGTCTTGTCTTAATtgtatttgttttcattttacATGTAGCATTTCTAACCTTTCATTATTGCTGAAGCTTCCTAGGAATTGGATGCATTTGCATTTCTTGCGTGCAATTGGAATTGCCATGTCCATGAGAGCAGGCATTGCTGCAGATGCTGCAGCTGCTTTACTTTTCCGAGTACTTTCACAGCCTGCTCTGCTCTTTCCTCCATTAAGGCaagttgaaggaattgaagTTCAACACGAACCACTGGGTGGCGGCTATATTTCATGCGATAAAAAGCAGGTATATCCATTAGTTTGAAAATTGAATGCTATGTTTGTGGTATATCTGGACTTTCTGCAGAATCCTTCCAAATCTATCAAGTAGTTGTTTTTGATAGTGATTATcaatcatgaattttttttcagaGACAAGTGCCTTTAGCAGAAGCCACAGTTGAAGCCACTGCGCAAGGGATTGCATCAATGCTTTGTGCACATGGCCCTGAGGTTGAATGGAGAATATGTACCATATGGGAAGCTGCTTATGGCTTGATTCCTTTGAGTTCATCAGCTGTTGATCTACCTGAAATTATAGTTGCCACCCCTCTGCAACCACCTGTTTTATCATGGAACCTGTATATACCACTACTAAAGGTTCTTGAGTATCTTCCTCGTGGGAGTCCATCTGAAACTTGCCTCATGAAAATATTTGTGGCAACGGTAGAAGCAATTCTTCAGAGAACATTCCCATCTGAGTCCTCTAGAGATGAAATCAGAAGAAACAGATACAACATGTTTGGATCTGCCTCCAAAAACCTTGCTGTGGCAGAATTGCGAACAATGGTTCATTCATTGTTCTTGGAGTCGTGTGCTTCTGTAGAGCTTGCTTCTCGGCTTCTTTTTGTTGTATTAACTGTATGTGTCACCCATGAAGCAAAAACAAATGGGAGCAGAAAACCTGTAGGTGAAGATCCTCACCATCCTAGTGAAATGGGTTCAGACTCGCTGGAAGCTGGTGGAaagcagaaagaaaaaaatcccAAGAAAGTGAAAAAACAAGGACCTGTTTCAGCATTTGATTCTTATGTTCTTGCTGCTGTCTGTGCTCTTTCATGTGAACTTCAACTCTTTCCTTTGCTTTCAAGAGGGAGTAATTATTCGGATCCAAAATCCATCCTGGTTGCTGCAAAGCATGCAAATGATTCGTCTATGGAGTTTAAAAATGGGATTCATTCTGCTGTCTGTCACACTCGGAGGATATTGACAATTCTGGAGGCTCTTTTCTCTTTGAAACCATCATCTATAGGAACTTCATGGAGCTACAGCTCAAATGAGATAGTTGCTGCAGCTATGGTAGCTGCTCATATTTCTGATCTGTTTAGACACTCCAAGGCTTGCATGCATGCTCTTTCGGCCTTAATACGGTGTAAGTGGGATAATGAAATTCTCTCCAGGGCATCTTCACTGTATAACCTCATTGATATCCATAGTAAAGTTGTTGCATCAATTGTTGACAAGGCCGAACCATTGGAAGCACACCTAATACCTGTTCCTGTTAAGAAAAGAAGCTCGTGCTTGAATGggaaaaaacataataaatatagcAATTGCACCTGCTTAACTGCAGAACAGTCATCATTGCTTGAGTGCAAACACTCAACTGATTGTAAAACATTAACTATGAGTGAGAAAGTTTTACACTCAAGCGAAGCTGCACAGTACACCAGTGGTAAAGGGATCGCAAGTTTCCCTTTAGATGCTTCAGATTTGGCCAACTTTCTGACAATGGACAGGCACATAGGATTCAATTGCAATGCTGAAGATCTTATAAAGTCGGTACTCGCGGAGAATGAGAAATTATGTTTTTCTGTTGTCTCGTTGCTGTGGCACAAGTTAATTGCATCACCTGAAATACAACCAAGTGAAGAAAGCACTTCCGCTCAGCAGGGATGGAGACAGGTATCCACCACATTACTTCATGATATTAATTGTAGAgtgtttattttgaaataaaataatgtacatCTAAATTCTGAAAGCATATAGATGGTTACTGCAATGCTATGGCTTGTTATATGACGTTTTTTAGCTTGACAATCCCATGACCATTCTCACTTGAAGTTTCAAATTTTTGGTTGGTCCGTAGTTTTGACATCAAAGATTTGAAGACTGTGTGACATTTAGAATATAGGCAACCATCAGTTCTAAAATTTAGGAGATCACTAACCTTTAAAGTTCGGAAAATATGTTTGACTTTCCTTTTTCATGCGCTTCAATGCTGCATCTTTCCCCTCCTGAACCTCTTTCCGCATAGAGCTTTCTTGATATGAAGAGATTATATTTGATAACACTCTATTCTATTGGCtgaaaaattgaacaattttgaCAGGCAATTGCAACTTTACCTCCCTTAGAACTTGTTAATGCTTTGAGGAGTTCTTTCTTTTGATGTTAAGGTAATTTTATTAAATCAAGTACCAAGAACTTATGTATAAAAAGGTATTACAGAGACTCCATTACATCAGATCTTCGTAGAATGCAATTCCATCAAAAGATAGTTCAAATCTTCCATTCTGTGTTCCTTACACCAGATACATAACTTTCTGTATGCTCTTGTACTTAACAATAGAAGTGTGTTGTTTCTTCTCTTCAAAGCATCCTTATTTCTTTCTCGCCAAATAGTCTACTTGTTGCACAATGGAGTGGTCTTCCAGTCCTTTGTCCCTGCTGGCATGAGATTAAGCTCAAATATCCTTTGGCATCACCCATTGCACCccaaaacacacacaaaaatgaACTCCAAATCTGCCAGGTCCAAACACAGTGTATTAGGTTGTTAGTTGTTTTCACAACATTTTCACAAAAGAAACATCTGCTGCACATTGAAATTGCTCTCTTCTATATGGTGGCATGTGTTCTTCAAGCCTATTTGCAGCTGTCCATCCAAAAATGCAACCTCGGGAGAGGCTTTTGTTTTCTATATCACTTTCCATGGCTAATCAGTCTCCTAGTTTCCAGCCTGCTTCTGCATCTTATTATAGCAGCTTTTCACATTAAAACTGCCCACTTTCATATGCCAACCAGATCTGCTTACCCCTTTTGCTATCATCCAGAGTAATTGGCTTCAATAGATTCATCAGTTCACATATTTTATCAACCTCCCAATCATTAAAAGTATACCTTTCCAGTATCTACAAAACAGTCAGCAATCAAGCATATTTTGTTTATTACTAGGGTTTATAAACGGGACAAATATTTCAGTTTGAGCTCTTCCCACTCTTATGGTTTgacaaaaggaagaagaatgtgCAGAGAGAGAACTTACTTGGCCACCAATTTTTTATCCCTGTTCGCACCTATTTTACTCTCGTAGTTTTCCTTCCTTTCCCTAGTTTTCAATCATAAGAAATATCATGTCAAGGAAGATGGAGAATAGTAGAGCATGAACTCCACCTCTAGTGTAGGGCAaagtagtaaggaaaaaaatatggaGTTCTGAAATACTCAAGGAATGAACAATGGTTTCAAGACTTCTAATGTTCTCTCTATCCTTAAGGCTGAACTTCCCCTTCCTAACAATCTTTGATTTGCAGAGAAAATTATGCGAGTATACCTCAAGCATCTAATGAAGCCAATAGAGTTTGGTTCTGTTTGCTTTGAGGTGTAGTATACATATTCTATATATTAGTCTGTAGGCCTCTAACTCCTCTtttgtttattaaaattaaGACGGTGAATCTGAACATTAAGATGTACATTAAGATCAAATACATTTGAATCTGAACACAGATCTAAATATTAACTTGTTGTATTAAGATTTGAATACTAAATAGTTAAGACAGTTTATTTCatatctaaatatataaaagagttaatggtcaaaaacacacttattttattacttttttgtgagtttcatacctcaGCTATCGGTTGTTCCCTTtacctacctaaactatcacaCCCTTTGTATTAAAACACACCTCGATGATAAGTTGGCCAAATATTATTCCCACTCAATCAACATTAGTATATTTACATGGCACAAACAGCATAACAAGGGAATCAGTAAAATACAACTTCATGCTAGAATGTGAAATGGTTAAAATAGATGCAATTAATGGTTTTGATTATCATCAGTTGCATTATGATTACTAGAAAAATATGACTAATCAACCTAGACAACATGCAGGTACTTGTCAATAGTACCTTAAAAAGCATAAAATACTTAATTAGCTTTTACTAACATGAAGCTTTTGCAGGATTACCGTAGAAAACATGAGATACCTATTAGCTTTCACCAGTGTTCAGATTGGTGAGGAAATGAGTTATAGTCTCGTTATATGGTCTTGGGaaatcctcccctcatgagttggcttttggggttgagttaggccctaGGTTTATTTCTTCACATGGTTTTAGAGCCAATCCATTTATTCCTGTTTTGTGTTGGGCCTCCTCGTTATGTTATCCATGCTCTAGTTGTACCTTCATGTGCGTAGGAGGGGTGTTAAGTCCTGTTCAGGAAATAGGTTGTGATTTCCTTAAAGTCTTTGGGCAATCCTCACCGTATGAACTAACTTTTTGGGTTGAGTTTGTCTCAAAATCCATTTCTTCACAACCAACAAGCAGCTTTTGCACCACTACCTTTTAAAATATTGGATGCTTATTAGCTTTTACTTGTTTTACAGGTCATTGACGCACTATGCAACGTCGTATCAGCATTGCCTTCAAAAGCTGCTACAGCCATTGTTCTTCAGGTCCTGATTTCGCTTTTCGGAATTTGATGATAACATGAATATGgacacttttttttcttgaaagatAACATATATTCTTCACCATTTCtctagaaaaaaagagagaattatgatattttttttcaagcatCTGATTTTAAGTTCAATTTCTGTtggtggatccattaagctttCACAGATTTACATGCTTTCAAATAATGCAATTTTGTCCATAATAATTTGTGGCCGCATATCTATAAAAGATTACATCTTAGATTTTTTGTGGTATGGGGTACTTGTCTGCCTCATGAAGCTTTTTTGACTTCCATCTTTGATCATTTTGTAACTTTGCGCCTAGTCATTTGGGTCTTCATCACCATATCTGTTTAGTCACTTTCCTTGCTTTGTTTACTTGTCAGGCGGACAAGGAATTGCAACCATGGATTGCCAAAGATGATGATCTTGGTCAGAAGATGTGGAGGATAAACCAACGAATTGTGAAATTGATTGCAGAAGTAATGAGGAATCATGATACACCAGAATCTTTGGTTATTCTTGCTAGTGCACCAGACCTCCTCTTACGGGCAACAGATGGGATGCTTGTAGATGGAGAAGCATGCACCTTACCACAGCTGGAGGTAATAACAACTTCTGTTAAACCACTTCTCATTGAAGTATATCTTTGATTTAGCAAGCTAGGACTTTCTATATGCTCTGGAGTTCTGAGTAATATGATGTGTCTGAATGGCAATTGATTGATCatattctatttctttttcGATTCTAATAAAATTGTTTGTTTGTAATTGACCATTGTCTGAACAGCTCCTGGAAGTGACAGCTAGAGCTGTACAACCAGTGCTTGAGTGGGGAGAATCTGGATTAGCAATCGTTGATGGTCTGTCAAACTTGTTGAAGGTAATATCTCTTTAACGAAGTTAAAGGATTTGTTGCCAGTGAAAATTTTTCTTCATCACTTTAAGATGATATATACTTCTTGTTAATACATTGCAGTGCCGCTTACCGGCCACAGTTCGTTGTATTTCTCATCCAAGTGCTATCGTACGTGCTCTCAGCATATCACTTCTCCGTGCCATTATGCATACTGGTTCAATAAAAACTAGAGCTAAACGAGCTGATGTAAATGGTATCCATGGTCCTGCTTATAAGTACTTAAACATGGGCACTATTAACTGGCAAAGGGATATCGAGAAGTGTTTGACGTGGGAAGCTAACAGCCGAATTGAAAATGGAATGTGTACAGAGTTTCTTGATATGGCTGCTAAGGAATTAGGGTGTACTATATCCATTTGATCTAACTTAAATTAATGGGGGCAGTATATTAGTTTTCTTCCCATGATTTGCCACATGAAATTCACA
This genomic window contains:
- the LOC125856516 gene encoding protein GIGANTEA-like, giving the protein MAATCERWIDGLQYSSIFWPPPQDAQQRKAQITAYVEYFGQFTSEQFPEDIAELIRNRYPSKENRLFDDVLATFVLHHPEHGHTVILPIISCIIDGTLDYDKSCPPFTSFISLVCPSSEKEYSEQWALACGEILRILTHYNRPIYKVVQQGGEADRSSRGIHASTSKSADSEPSMPSEHHERKTLRPLSPWITDILLAAPLGIRSDYFRWCGGVMGKYAAGELKPPSTASSRGSGKHPQLIPSTPRWAVANGAGVILSVCDEEVARYETATLTAAAVPALLLPPPTTPMDEHLVAGLPALEPYARLFHRYYAIATPSATQRLLLGLLEAPPSWAPDALDAAVQLVELLRAAEDYTSGLRLPRNWMHLHFLRAIGIAMSMRAGIAADAAAALLFRVLSQPALLFPPLRQVEGIEVQHEPLGGGYISCDKKQRQVPLAEATVEATAQGIASMLCAHGPEVEWRICTIWEAAYGLIPLSSSAVDLPEIIVATPLQPPVLSWNLYIPLLKVLEYLPRGSPSETCLMKIFVATVEAILQRTFPSESSRDEIRRNRYNMFGSASKNLAVAELRTMVHSLFLESCASVELASRLLFVVLTVCVTHEAKTNGSRKPVGEDPHHPSEMGSDSLEAGGKQKEKNPKKVKKQGPVSAFDSYVLAAVCALSCELQLFPLLSRGSNYSDPKSILVAAKHANDSSMEFKNGIHSAVCHTRRILTILEALFSLKPSSIGTSWSYSSNEIVAAAMVAAHISDLFRHSKACMHALSALIRCKWDNEILSRASSLYNLIDIHSKVVASIVDKAEPLEAHLIPVPVKKRSSCLNGKKHNKYSNCTCLTAEQSSLLECKHSTDCKTLTMSEKVLHSSEAAQYTSGKGIASFPLDASDLANFLTMDRHIGFNCNAEDLIKSVLAENEKLCFSVVSLLWHKLIASPEIQPSEESTSAQQGWRQVIDALCNVVSALPSKAATAIVLQADKELQPWIAKDDDLGQKMWRINQRIVKLIAEVMRNHDTPESLVILASAPDLLLRATDGMLVDGEACTLPQLELLEVTARAVQPVLEWGESGLAIVDGLSNLLKCRLPATVRCISHPSAIVRALSISLLRAIMHTGSIKTRAKRADVNGIHGPAYKYLNMGTINWQRDIEKCLTWEANSRIENGMCTEFLDMAAKELGCTISI